From Aliarcobacter butzleri, the proteins below share one genomic window:
- a CDS encoding RluA family pseudouridine synthase: MAFTLRKYDAIKGKKIQLFLIQNLKFDPKIGQRLTSKGRIFDENMNQINAGDEIPTEHIFIAVFEGQTKGLKPLLEFEDFAIFDKPTNLMVHPISKNTSYSLLDEIRYHFGENANLIHRIDAETSGLVIVGKNKKSEIELKDMFQEKKYHKSYLAIVQGEIKEELKINKALDREGKAIGVRMKVCTQEEGGKESITIIKPIIYDKEKNLTLVEALPLTGRQHQIRVHLHSMGHTILGDPIYGVDDENAENYLNKTLSEEDRFKVTKSYRLWLHANYLEFNYKDVTYKIFSKNRDLYKEFF; this comes from the coding sequence TTGGCATTTACACTTAGAAAATATGATGCAATAAAAGGTAAAAAAATACAACTTTTTTTAATACAGAATTTGAAGTTTGACCCTAAAATAGGGCAACGTTTAACTTCAAAAGGAAGAATCTTCGATGAGAATATGAATCAGATAAATGCAGGGGATGAAATCCCAACTGAGCATATTTTTATAGCTGTTTTCGAAGGACAAACAAAAGGTTTAAAACCACTTTTAGAATTTGAAGATTTTGCTATTTTTGATAAACCTACAAATCTTATGGTTCACCCAATTTCAAAAAATACTTCTTACTCTTTACTTGATGAAATCAGATACCACTTTGGTGAAAATGCGAACTTAATTCATAGAATAGATGCAGAAACTTCTGGGCTTGTAATTGTTGGAAAAAATAAAAAGAGTGAAATAGAGTTAAAAGATATGTTTCAAGAAAAAAAGTATCATAAATCATACTTAGCTATTGTTCAAGGAGAAATAAAAGAAGAACTTAAAATAAATAAAGCCCTAGATAGAGAAGGAAAGGCTATTGGTGTAAGAATGAAAGTTTGTACACAAGAAGAGGGTGGAAAAGAATCGATAACAATAATAAAACCAATAATATATGATAAAGAAAAAAATCTAACTTTAGTAGAAGCTCTTCCTCTTACAGGAAGACAACATCAAATAAGAGTTCATCTTCATTCTATGGGACATACAATTTTAGGTGATCCAATTTATGGAGTTGATGATGAAAATGCAGAAAATTATCTAAACAAAACTTTGAGTGAAGAGGATAGATTTAAAGTTACAAAATCATATAGATTGTGGCTTCATGCAAATTATTTAGAGTTTAATTACAAAGATGTAACTTATAAAATATTTTCTAAAAATAGGGATTTGTATAAAGAATTTTTCTAA
- the purB gene encoding adenylosuccinate lyase — protein sequence MVERYARVEMSSKWTQEARYAAWLEVEKAAVKAWNKLGLIPDEDCEKIVKNASFSVERIEEIEAITKHDLIAFNTSVSESLGEESRWFHYGMTSSDAVDTGVALQMRDSLKIIIDDVKMLMESIKKRALEHKFTLMVGRSHGIHGEPITFGLTLAVWYDEVARHLKNLEETMDVIAVGQISGAMGNFAHAPLELEEYAMAELGLKPEPCSNQVIHRDRYARLATALALLASSVEKFAVQVRHLQRTEVYEAEEYFAKGQKGSSAMPHKRNPILTENITGLARMIRAYAIPAMENVALWHERDISHSSTERFWLPDAFITTDFMLHRMNSVIANLTVMPENMMKNLNLTGGLVFSQRVLLELPLQGVSREDAYRIVQRNAMKVWEEIQKGKPTTNEKGESLYLQYLLGDEELRASLSEEQIRECFNFDYYTKNVDAIFKRVFK from the coding sequence ATGGTTGAAAGATATGCTAGAGTTGAAATGAGTTCAAAGTGGACTCAAGAAGCAAGATATGCAGCTTGGCTAGAAGTAGAAAAAGCAGCAGTAAAAGCTTGGAACAAACTTGGACTTATTCCAGATGAAGATTGCGAAAAAATAGTAAAAAATGCCTCTTTCAGCGTAGAAAGAATAGAAGAAATCGAAGCTATTACTAAGCACGATTTAATTGCATTTAATACAAGTGTTTCTGAATCTTTAGGTGAAGAATCAAGATGGTTTCATTATGGTATGACATCTTCTGATGCGGTTGATACAGGTGTTGCTCTACAAATGAGAGATTCTTTAAAAATCATCATTGATGATGTAAAAATGCTTATGGAATCTATTAAAAAAAGAGCATTAGAGCATAAATTTACTTTAATGGTTGGAAGAAGTCATGGTATTCATGGTGAACCTATTACTTTTGGTTTAACTTTAGCTGTTTGGTATGATGAAGTTGCAAGACATTTAAAAAATCTTGAAGAGACTATGGATGTTATTGCAGTTGGACAAATCTCTGGAGCTATGGGTAACTTTGCTCATGCACCACTTGAACTTGAAGAGTATGCAATGGCTGAGCTTGGACTTAAACCAGAACCATGTTCAAATCAAGTTATTCATAGAGATAGATATGCAAGACTTGCAACTGCTTTAGCACTTTTAGCATCTAGTGTTGAAAAGTTTGCAGTTCAAGTAAGACATTTACAAAGAACAGAAGTTTATGAAGCTGAAGAGTATTTTGCAAAAGGGCAAAAAGGAAGTTCAGCTATGCCACATAAAAGAAATCCAATCTTAACTGAAAATATAACTGGACTTGCAAGAATGATTAGAGCTTATGCAATTCCAGCTATGGAAAATGTTGCACTTTGGCATGAAAGAGATATTTCTCATTCTTCAACTGAAAGATTTTGGTTACCAGATGCATTTATAACAACAGATTTTATGTTACATAGAATGAATAGTGTAATTGCAAACTTAACAGTTATGCCTGAAAATATGATGAAAAATCTTAACTTAACAGGTGGGTTAGTATTCTCTCAAAGAGTTTTACTTGAGCTTCCATTACAAGGTGTAAGTAGAGAAGATGCTTATAGAATTGTTCAAAGAAACGCTATGAAAGTATGGGAAGAGATTCAAAAAGGGAAACCAACAACAAATGAAAAAGGTGAATCTTTATATCTTCAATATTTATTAGGTGATGAAGAGTTAAGAGCATCTTTGAGTGAAGAGCAAATTAGAGAGTGTTTTAACTTTGATTATTATACAAAAAATGTTGATGCAATATTCAAAAGAGTTTTTAAATAA
- a CDS encoding ribonucleoside-diphosphate reductase subunit alpha → MAIMIQKRNGRKELLDITKIQKMSMEATKGLEGVSQSELELDAHIKFIDGMHSKDIQDALIKTAVEKIDIDVPNWTFVAARLFLFDLYHRVGIATHGVKGEAYCHLKDYIKFGIEAGRLIPSIADGYDLDELNAYIDPSRDLLFNYLGIKTLYDRYLIKNRKAEPIELPQQMFMAIAMFLAQNEKDKQSKAKEFYDVVSKFEVMLATPTLSNARTNRHQLSSCYIGSSPDNIEGIFDGYKEMALLSKYGGGIGWDWNQIRSLGGVIDDHKSAAGGTVPFLKITNDLAIAVDQLGTRKGAIAVYLEPWHMDIVDFVDLKKNSGEERRRAHDLFPALWISDLFMERVMEDSYWTLFDPYEVRDLSETFGDEFKAKYVAYENDETITKDRMKAKDLWKKILTSYFEVGSPFLCWKDTANRTNPNSHVGHIRSSNLCTEIFQNTNPNHYKIKLEFEDGTVSTYEESDLVVVDGGVTKKANKVSALDSVNGKRVFIVEKEKIDGDTAVCNLASINLSKINTKEDIERVVPTAIRMLDNVIDLNFYPLRKVKATNLKSRSIGLGVMGEAEMLAQHQLAWGSSEHFKKIDQIMEAISYNTIKSSSDLASEKGVYPTFEGSKWSKGIMPHDLAPQAVNALVDKDLFDTSYDWDVLREKVKKDGMRNGYLMAIAPTSSISILVGTTQAIEPVYKRKWFEENLSGLIPVVVPRLSPETWAYYTPAFEIDQLQVIKAAAIRQKWIDQGQSTNIFMSLDKASGKYLHEIYTLAWKLGLKSTYYLRSQSPEAKNDVEDRSMECAGCQ, encoded by the coding sequence ATGGCAATTATGATTCAAAAAAGAAATGGTCGTAAAGAACTTTTAGATATTACAAAAATCCAAAAAATGTCTATGGAAGCAACAAAAGGCTTAGAAGGTGTTAGTCAAAGTGAATTAGAACTTGATGCACATATAAAGTTTATTGATGGTATGCACTCTAAAGATATTCAAGATGCTTTAATTAAAACAGCTGTAGAAAAAATTGATATTGATGTACCAAATTGGACATTTGTTGCTGCAAGACTATTTTTATTTGATTTATATCATAGAGTAGGAATTGCAACTCATGGTGTAAAAGGTGAGGCATATTGTCATTTAAAAGATTATATAAAATTTGGAATAGAAGCTGGAAGATTAATACCAAGTATTGCAGATGGTTATGATTTAGATGAACTAAATGCATATATTGACCCTTCAAGAGACCTTTTATTTAACTATTTAGGAATAAAAACTTTATATGATAGATATTTAATAAAAAATAGAAAAGCTGAACCAATAGAGTTACCACAACAAATGTTTATGGCAATAGCTATGTTTTTAGCTCAAAATGAAAAAGACAAACAATCAAAAGCAAAAGAGTTTTATGATGTAGTTTCTAAATTTGAAGTTATGTTAGCAACTCCAACTTTATCAAATGCTAGAACAAATAGACATCAATTAAGTTCTTGTTACATTGGTTCAAGTCCTGATAATATCGAAGGTATTTTTGATGGTTACAAAGAGATGGCACTTCTATCTAAATATGGTGGTGGAATCGGTTGGGATTGGAATCAAATCAGAAGTTTAGGTGGAGTTATTGATGACCACAAAAGTGCTGCTGGTGGAACTGTACCATTTTTAAAAATTACAAATGATTTAGCTATTGCAGTTGACCAATTAGGTACAAGAAAAGGAGCAATTGCTGTTTATCTTGAGCCTTGGCATATGGATATAGTTGATTTTGTTGATCTAAAGAAAAACTCTGGAGAAGAAAGAAGAAGAGCGCATGATTTATTCCCTGCTCTTTGGATTTCTGATTTATTTATGGAAAGAGTAATGGAAGACTCTTATTGGACTTTATTTGACCCTTATGAAGTAAGAGATTTAAGTGAAACATTTGGTGATGAGTTCAAAGCAAAATATGTAGCTTACGAAAATGATGAAACTATCACAAAAGATAGAATGAAAGCAAAAGATTTATGGAAAAAAATCTTAACTTCATATTTTGAGGTTGGAAGTCCATTCTTATGTTGGAAAGATACAGCAAACAGAACAAATCCAAACTCTCATGTAGGACATATTAGAAGTTCAAATCTTTGTACAGAGATTTTCCAAAATACAAATCCAAACCACTATAAAATCAAATTAGAGTTTGAAGATGGTACAGTTTCTACTTATGAAGAATCAGATTTAGTAGTTGTTGATGGTGGAGTTACTAAAAAAGCAAATAAAGTTTCTGCACTTGATAGTGTAAATGGTAAAAGAGTATTTATTGTTGAAAAAGAGAAAATTGATGGAGATACAGCTGTTTGTAATCTAGCTTCTATAAATTTATCAAAAATAAATACAAAAGAAGACATAGAAAGAGTTGTTCCAACTGCTATAAGAATGCTTGATAATGTAATAGATTTAAACTTCTATCCACTTAGAAAAGTAAAAGCAACAAACTTAAAATCAAGAAGTATTGGTTTAGGTGTTATGGGTGAAGCAGAGATGTTAGCTCAACATCAATTAGCTTGGGGTTCAAGTGAACACTTCAAAAAGATTGATCAAATTATGGAAGCAATTTCATATAACACAATTAAATCAAGTTCAGATTTAGCAAGTGAAAAAGGTGTATATCCTACATTTGAAGGTTCAAAATGGAGTAAAGGTATTATGCCTCATGATTTAGCTCCTCAAGCTGTTAATGCACTTGTAGATAAAGATTTATTTGATACAAGTTATGATTGGGATGTATTAAGAGAAAAAGTTAAAAAAGATGGTATGAGAAATGGTTATCTAATGGCTATTGCTCCAACTTCTTCTATTTCGATTCTTGTAGGAACTACACAAGCAATAGAACCAGTTTATAAAAGAAAATGGTTTGAAGAGAACTTATCAGGATTAATTCCAGTTGTTGTTCCAAGATTAAGTCCAGAAACATGGGCTTATTATACACCTGCATTTGAAATTGACCAATTACAAGTTATCAAAGCAGCAGCAATTAGACAAAAATGGATTGACCAAGGGCAATCAACAAATATTTTTATGAGTTTAGATAAAGCAAGTGGAAAATATTTGCATGAAATTTATACATTAGCTTGGAAATTAGGACTTAAATCGACTTACTATTTAAGAAGCCAAAGTCCAGAAGCAAAAAATGATGTAGAAGATAGAAGTATGGAGTGTGCAGGTTGTCAGTAA
- a CDS encoding ribonucleotide-diphosphate reductase subunit beta yields MERKTNYNPDSKESLNDRRVFGGNSDGMINFTRMKYQWALNLWDTMEANTWFPREVQMTGDAKDYKFLTPAEKRMYDLVLSQLIFMDSLQTNNLMDNINPYITAPEINACLARQSYEEANHSKSYAVMVESISDNTDLIYDMWKNDAKLREKNTYIAEVYKNLSGDIDDRKIVLALFANQILEGLYFYAGFAAIYALGKSGKMLGSSQMIRFIQRDEVTHLLLFQNMINSVRKERPDLFTSELEETVRAMFRKAVDLEASWGAYITQGQILGFTDGIIRQYIEYLADRRLEAVGYKAEYGVKHPIPWVDGYASFNDQRTNFFEGNVVNYSKGSIDFDDF; encoded by the coding sequence ATGGAAAGAAAAACTAATTATAACCCTGATTCTAAAGAGAGCTTAAACGATAGAAGAGTTTTTGGTGGAAATAGTGATGGAATGATCAATTTTACTAGAATGAAATATCAATGGGCTTTAAATCTTTGGGATACAATGGAAGCAAATACTTGGTTTCCAAGAGAAGTTCAAATGACAGGTGATGCAAAAGATTATAAGTTTTTAACACCTGCTGAAAAAAGAATGTATGATTTAGTTTTATCTCAACTTATCTTTATGGATTCATTACAAACAAATAATCTAATGGATAACATAAATCCTTATATTACTGCTCCGGAAATAAATGCTTGTTTAGCAAGACAATCTTACGAAGAGGCAAACCATAGTAAATCTTATGCTGTTATGGTTGAATCAATTTCTGATAACACAGATTTGATTTATGATATGTGGAAAAATGACGCAAAATTAAGAGAAAAAAATACATACATTGCAGAAGTTTATAAAAATCTTTCAGGTGATATAGATGATAGAAAAATAGTTTTAGCACTATTTGCTAATCAAATTTTAGAAGGTTTATATTTCTATGCAGGATTTGCAGCTATTTATGCTCTTGGAAAATCAGGAAAAATGCTTGGAAGTTCTCAAATGATTAGATTTATTCAAAGAGATGAAGTAACCCACCTTTTACTTTTCCAAAACATGATAAATAGTGTAAGAAAAGAAAGACCAGATTTATTTACTAGTGAATTAGAAGAGACAGTTAGAGCGATGTTTAGAAAAGCTGTTGATTTAGAAGCTTCTTGGGGAGCATATATCACTCAAGGACAAATTCTAGGATTTACAGATGGAATTATTAGACAATATATTGAGTATTTAGCAGATAGAAGACTTGAAGCTGTTGGATATAAAGCAGAATATGGAGTAAAACATCCAATTCCATGGGTTGATGGTTATGCATCTTTCAATGACCAAAGAACGAATTTCTTTGAAGGGAATGTTGTAAACTACTCAAAAGGTTCGATAGACTTCGATGACTTTTAA
- a CDS encoding putative phage abortive infection protein encodes MKYLLIFFAIFAVVIIVIAISFASGVISVLPKEIGEYGQLGDFFGGTLNPIFAFFAFLTLLYTVYLQSETLKVSRKELLATKEELEKSRIAQEEQSESLKLQNQATKLQMFENTFFKLFEQHNKMLDNCYNSHGIISILNYQSNRINDVGGVLKDANKNELIDNFRYTNEHNNAVKNYFMVLYQLLKFIDIQCIKNNFDAKFFTNMVRAILDNEILKALAVNIVAYKDFTQYKEYVEKYELFEHLYIDDKDVNSNLLFDVLIEYDKKAFGKNEKILDKYNELKESKQ; translated from the coding sequence ATGAAATATCTATTAATCTTTTTTGCTATTTTTGCTGTTGTAATTATAGTAATTGCTATAAGTTTTGCAAGTGGAGTTATATCTGTTTTACCAAAAGAAATTGGAGAATATGGTCAACTTGGAGATTTCTTTGGAGGAACACTAAATCCTATATTTGCTTTTTTCGCTTTTCTAACATTGTTATATACTGTTTATTTACAATCAGAAACATTAAAAGTATCTAGAAAGGAATTGTTAGCAACTAAAGAAGAGTTAGAAAAGTCAAGAATTGCACAAGAAGAACAAAGTGAATCTTTAAAACTTCAAAATCAAGCAACAAAATTACAAATGTTTGAAAATACTTTTTTTAAGTTATTTGAACAACATAATAAAATGTTAGATAACTGTTATAATTCACACGGGATTATCTCTATTTTGAATTATCAATCTAATCGTATAAATGATGTTGGTGGAGTATTAAAAGATGCGAATAAGAATGAGTTGATAGATAATTTCAGATATACAAATGAGCATAATAATGCTGTAAAGAATTATTTTATGGTACTTTATCAGTTATTAAAGTTTATAGATATTCAATGCATTAAAAATAATTTTGATGCAAAATTTTTTACTAATATGGTTCGAGCAATACTTGATAATGAAATATTAAAAGCTTTAGCTGTTAATATTGTTGCATATAAAGATTTTACACAATATAAAGAATATGTTGAAAAATATGAATTATTCGAACATTTATACATAGATGATAAAGATGTCAATTCTAATCTTTTATTTGATGTATTAATTGAATATGATAAAAAAGCTTTTGGAAAAAATGAGAAGATTTTAGACAAATATAATGAATTAAAAGAAAGTAAACAGTAA
- a CDS encoding acyl-CoA thioesterase: MLTQNIMPRFSETDALGHINNNTYGVWFEAAREPIYKLFLPNLNIKKWCLVMAHSSNDFLKEVFWGEEVIVKTAVSKIGNSSFELKHAVYQKGVLCTSSKTVLIHYDFDSKIAIKIPDNIKAKLEEHIFTDNWDLKI, translated from the coding sequence ATGTTAACACAAAATATAATGCCAAGATTTAGCGAAACAGATGCTTTAGGACATATAAATAACAATACTTATGGAGTTTGGTTTGAAGCAGCAAGAGAGCCAATATATAAGCTATTTTTACCAAATTTAAATATAAAAAAATGGTGTTTAGTTATGGCTCACAGTTCAAACGACTTTTTAAAAGAGGTTTTTTGGGGTGAAGAAGTTATCGTAAAAACGGCTGTTTCAAAGATAGGAAACTCATCTTTTGAGCTAAAACACGCAGTTTATCAAAAAGGTGTTTTATGTACATCTTCAAAAACAGTTTTGATTCATTATGATTTTGATTCAAAAATAGCTATAAAAATTCCAGATAATATAAAAGCAAAATTAGAAGAGCATATTTTTACAGATAACTGGGATTTAAAAATATAA
- a CDS encoding OmpA family protein — translation MSISGKIILLLFIFLLLNFISIFTFNYDEYFKDKSGSNIYFENKSSFNLFNKTEYKPSDFTITKIDNSIELSGTFENQKVAQDVIQALGINKEGTLTYQNNVVVDKGVLETIFLLIVPFKDFFADNSKISVINNEILLSGELKNKMYKNLIDTIILQKSKNIILKTEISIPEDNPINNQQNENSNEEVIKNETLKLPEIQLLINNILKDRKISFERKSSIPTEQSQNTIKEIAKILNENPNFKVEVAGHTDSRGEAALNKQISQDRANSVKNILVNSGVNETRIKAIGYGEEFPIAKDDENGLSEINRRVEFIIGE, via the coding sequence ATGTCAATTTCTGGTAAGATTATTTTATTATTATTCATATTTTTACTTTTAAATTTCATATCTATTTTTACTTTCAATTATGATGAGTATTTTAAAGATAAAAGCGGTAGCAATATCTATTTTGAAAATAAAAGTAGCTTTAATTTATTCAATAAAACTGAGTACAAACCTTCAGATTTTACTATAACAAAAATCGATAATTCTATAGAACTAAGTGGTACTTTTGAAAATCAAAAAGTTGCTCAAGATGTTATTCAAGCATTAGGAATAAATAAAGAAGGCACTTTAACATATCAAAACAATGTTGTAGTTGATAAAGGAGTATTAGAAACAATTTTCCTTTTAATCGTACCATTTAAAGATTTTTTTGCAGATAACTCAAAAATATCAGTTATAAATAATGAAATACTACTTTCTGGTGAATTAAAAAATAAAATGTATAAAAATCTTATTGATACAATTATTTTACAAAAAAGCAAGAATATAATCCTAAAAACAGAAATTTCAATTCCTGAAGATAATCCAATAAATAATCAACAAAATGAAAATAGTAATGAAGAAGTTATCAAAAATGAAACTTTGAAATTACCTGAAATACAGTTACTAATAAACAATATTTTAAAAGATAGAAAAATAAGTTTTGAGAGAAAAAGTTCTATCCCAACAGAACAATCACAAAATACTATAAAAGAAATTGCAAAAATTTTAAATGAAAATCCAAATTTTAAAGTTGAAGTAGCAGGACATACAGATTCAAGAGGTGAAGCTGCTTTAAATAAACAAATTTCTCAAGATAGAGCAAATAGTGTAAAAAATATTCTAGTAAATAGTGGCGTAAACGAGACTAGAATTAAAGCAATTGGTTATGGAGAAGAGTTTCCTATTGCAAAAGATGATGAAAATGGATTGTCGGAAATTAATCGTAGGGTGGAATTTATTATAGGAGAGTAG